In Chiloscyllium plagiosum isolate BGI_BamShark_2017 unplaced genomic scaffold, ASM401019v2 scaf_7207, whole genome shotgun sequence, one genomic interval encodes:
- the LOC122547381 gene encoding uncharacterized protein LOC122547381, producing MPPAISERTAAANTRRSSNARPCPGSLNPCLSPPAPAGQPASQPGLCLSPPTPRGCLWQYLLSKCYTSGWGRSRGTKRRSSSFGQHQCSENNRDILSPKLSGARERAANTSGPSSRLPFPRGKISSKYPDQRKGHIPWTSAFPRPFANPNTSPTSRESDPQNHTRNETARLSENPPPGNGFRQVYREAIRFRVSPDPGAQEPTLHLSWKK from the exons ATGCCGCCGGCAATCTCCGAGCGGACCGCGGCCGCCAACACAAGACGCTCCTCCAACGCCCGGCCCTGTCCAGGCTCCCTGAACCCGTGTCTCTCCCCTCCCGCCCCGGCCGGCCAGCCAGCTAGCCAGCCCgggctctgtctctctcccccaaCACCCCGGGGCTGCCTCTGGCAATATTTGCTGAGCAAATGTTACACAAGCGGCTGGGGCCGCTCACGCGGAACCAAGCGGCGGAGCAGCAGCTTCGGTCAACACCAGTGTTCCGAAAATAATCGCGATATTCTGTCCCCAAAACTTTCCGGCGCCAGAGAGCGCGCGGCGAACACGTCTGGACCCTCCAGCCGCCTCCCCTTCCCCCGGGGAAAGATTAGCTCCAAATACCCTGACCAGAGAAAGGGGCACATCCCGTGGACTTCTGCATTCCCCCGCCCGTTCGCGAACCCCAACACTTCCCCCACATCCCGGGAATCCGACCCCCAAAACCACACAAGGAACGAGACCGCCAGACTCTCCGAGAATCCGCCGCCGGGGAACGGATTCCGCCAAGTATATAGGGAAGCTATTCGGTTCCGTGTGAGCCCCGATCCCGGAGCTCAGGAACCAACGCTTCACCTCTCCTGG aaaaagtga